In Tripterygium wilfordii isolate XIE 37 chromosome 23, ASM1340144v1, whole genome shotgun sequence, one genomic interval encodes:
- the LOC119993209 gene encoding nudix hydrolase 19, chloroplastic-like, giving the protein MLSLFSSSSFMSPLISPIRLSKRIYTLTSTSISLHTHAFAGNPLRSKTPKPTDPFSPTSAFEILKTRLLNSNHQQPFSPPHFKVLPFLKGRPLASSSGGDTSPNWHLGWIGLVDCRDFLSECGVQLSVESLVYLGSRAEEDEVYWAIDVSEESALVSQLGRRKFCFVELRTLMVATDWAHERAMSELSIAGHARALLEWHNISRFCGHCGERTVPMEAGRWKQCLNELCKKSIYPRVDPVVIMLVIDRENDRALLGRQSRFVPRMWSCLAGFIEPGESLEEAVRRETWEETGIEVGEVIYYRSQPWPVGPSSMPCQVMVGFFAYAKSLDINVDKEELEDAQWHSREDVKKALAFAEYRKAQQTAAIKVDQMCKGVEEGQSLAADFNVESGELAPMFIPGPFAIAHHLISSWVNRGSTIGDQLPLAQRSNSLSNL; this is encoded by the exons ATGCTCTCATtgttctcctcttcctcctttatGTCTCCTCTTATTTCCCCTATCCGTCTCTCCAAAAGAATCTACACCCTTACCTCCACGTCCATTTCCCTGCATACCCACGCCTTTGCTGGCAATCCTTTAAGATCCAAGACCCCAAAACCAACCGACCCCTTTTCACCCACATCTGCTTTtgaaatcctcaaaactcgcCTCTTAAACTCCAACCACCAGCAACCCTTTTCGCCTCCTCATTTCAAAGTCTTGCCTTTCTTGAAGGGTAGGCCGCTGGCCTCTTCTTCTGGTGGTGATACGTCACCGAATTGGCATCTGGGTTGGATAGGCTTGGTTGATTGCAGGGATTTCTTGTCGGAATGTGGGGTCCAGTTGAGTGTAGAGTCTTTGGTGTATTTGGGTTCAAGGGCGGAGGAGGATGAGGTGTATTGGGCTATTGATGTGTCAGAGGAGAGTGCTCTGGTTTCTCAATTGGGGAGAAGGAAATTTTGTTTTGTGGAGCTGAGAACGCTTATGGTTGCCACTGATTGGGCTCATGAACGAGCCATGAGTGAATTATCTATTGCTGGTCAT GCCAGGGCATTGTTGGAATGGCATAacatatcacgtttttgtggacaTTGTGGTGAAAGGACAGTCCCCATGGAAGCTGGAAGGTGGAAACAATGCTTGAATGAGCTTTGTAAAAAGAGCATTTATCCTCGTGTTGATCCA GTTGTCATCATGTTGGTCATTGATAGAGAAAATGACCGTGCACTCTTAGGCAGACAGTCAAGATTTGTACCTCGAATGTGGAGTTGCTTGGCTGGTTTCATCGAG CCCGGAGAAAGCTTAGAAGAGGCCGTGAGGAGAGAAACATGGGAAGAGACTGGTATTGAAGTGGGAGAAGTCATTTATTATAGGTCTCAGCCATGGCCTG TTGGGCCAAGTAGCATGCCATGCCAGGTAATGGTGGGGTTTTTTGCCTATGCAAAATCACTTGACATAAACGTTGACAAGGAAGAGTTGGAAG ATGCTCAATGGCACAGTAGAGAGGATGTCAAAAAAGCATTGGCATTTGCTGAGTACAGGAAGGCACAACAAACAGCAGCAATCAAAGTAGACCAAATGTGCAAAGGAGTTGAGGAAGGACAGTCTCTAGCAGCAGATTTCAACGTGGAAAGCGGGGAACTTGCACCAATGTTCATCCCAGGGCCTTTCGCAATCGCCCACCACCTCATCTCTTCCTGGGTCAATCGAGGATCAACCATCGGTGATCAACTTCCGTTGGCGCAACGTAGTAATTCTTTATCGAATTTATAA